Genomic window (Akkermansiaceae bacterium):
CATCAAAGACGTGCATCTGTTGACCTCCCACCCCGGGAAACACGTCGCCGATTTTGCTGCCGCCGGGGCCGACATCATCACCGTGCAGATCGAGCATTGCGATGACGTTGCCGCTACCCTCACCGGCATTCGGGAGGCGGGTTGCCTTGCCAGCGCCGGCATTTACCCCACCACTCCCATCGAGCAGCTGCTCCCCCACCTCGACCTATGCGATGTGGTGTTTTTACTTTCCATTGGACCAGACACCGGCAAACAAACCTACTTCGATGTTGTTGCCGGGCGCATCACGCAACTGCGTCAGGCCAAGCCGGACATCATCCTCGCCATCGATGGTGCAGTTAAAAAAGACAACATCGGCGAACTTGCCACCATGAACCCCGATCTCATCGTCACTGGCAGTGCTGTTTTCGACGGCAATGATCCGGCGCTGAACATCAGCGGGATGCAGCATGCCATCAATACATAACACCTATCTATCATGAACCAGGAACTCCTCCAAAAAGCCGAGCAACGTAAAGCCGCTTTCAACAACGATCCATCCGATCCGCTTCAACCCCATCGCGGCAAAGTCGCCATCGTCACCGGTGCGGCCGGCGGTATCGGTAGGGCCACCGCGCAAAAACTACATGCCGATGGTGCCACGGTCGTAGGCCTCGATATCAACCCTGCTGTAGTGGAAAACCTGAACAGTCCCGGCCTGAGCGGAGCTGTTTGTGATATCACCGACGATGCGGCGCTGGAACAAGCGGTCGACAACGTCGTTGCCGCACATGGGGGGCTCGACATCATCGTTGCCAATGCCGGGATTTTCAAATCAGGGGAATACATCGAGGAGCTTGGCGACACCTGGGATCTTCACATCAAGATCAACCTCACAGCGACGCAGAGATTCCTCAGGTTTTCCATCCCCTACCTCAAGGTCGGCATCGATGCGTCCATCATCATCATGGGCTCGCGTAATTTCTCCGCTCCTGGACCTGGAGCCGCCGCCTATTCAGTCACCAAAGCCGGGGTTACCCAGCTGGCACGTGTTGCCGCCCTCGAACTCGCCCCCTTCGGTGTCCGGGTCAACACACTGCACCCCGACGCGGTTTTTGATACCGAGCTCTGGACCCAGGAAGCATTGGAAAAATCCGCCGCCCGCTACGGCATGACCATTCAAGAATACAAAACCAAGAACCTGCTCCACACCGAAATCAAGTCCACCGACATTGCCCGGCTTGTCAGCACCGTTGCCGGGCCCGCCTTCAAAGCTACCACCGGAGCCCAAATCCCAATCGACGGTGGCAATGACCGGGTCATTTGACCGGGCGCAGATTATCTCTCGCCACAACGCGAAAATCCTTTAGCATGACACTGCATGTCGATCAGGCTAAAGATTCTCATCGCACTACTCTGCACCGGTGTCATCCCCGCCCTGTCCTTCTGGTGGTTCGCCGAGACCGTTGTGCATAAGAGCCGCGTGGCGGAAGTGCATAACAAACTTCAAGTCTTTGCGGATTTGCAGGCACTCCGCATGGCGGAAACATTTCGGCACGATTCGGAAAAGGTGGCACTCATTTCCAGTCGCACTCAAATGCGGCTTTCCCTGGCATCTTACCTCGACGACCGCGACCCGGCCAAACTCCATCGCATTGAGACCATCCTCACTGATGCGCTTGATTCGGCACCCTATTTCGAAATGGTGGCTCTCGCCTCCATGGACCGACAGGTCATCGCCAGTACGGCCCCTGCAATGCGTGGCCAAAACCTTCAGGCCAACAGTGCCTATCTCTCCGCCTTGACCGGCTCCTACGGCTATACCTATGTCATCACACCGAAACAGGATGGCCCCCCTGGGGAGAAAGTCCAAAAAATCCTGAGTGGCCCGATCTTCCATCACCAGCAGCAGATAGGCATCATCATCGTGGCAGCCAGCGTCGATGACACCGACAACAATATCGATGATGCCGCTGGCTTCGGAGGTAAAGGACGCACCCGGCTGGTGCGTATTCACAAGGGACAGATCGACCAGTGCCTACTGCCCCTGTCAGCCCGGGAGGAGGGCATCAGCTTGTTACTCAACAATGGCAGGCCACTCACCTCATTGCCGGACCAGGATGACAACCATACTTTTGTAGACGCCATCACACAAGATGAGCACATGGTGGCAATCGCACCTGTTCACAACACCAACCTGGCTGTTGTGACTGACATCAAGAGAAAAACAGCACTGCAACCAATCGACCAACTGGTCACCTTCGGAAGAACCGTCGGTATCCTGAGTATCATCAGCATCCTGGCAATCTCGATCTTTTTCGCCCGTGCGCTTAGCAGACCACTGCGCCGAGTGGCTCATACGGCCAAACGCATCTCCATGGGAGATCTGGACGCAAGGGCCAAGGTGACGACACACGACGAGGTGGGGCTCTTGGCCAGTAGCTTCAACCGGATGGCTGAGAAACTCGTCAACGCTAACAGAACCCTTGAAAAAAAGGTCCGTCAACGCACCAAACAATTGAAAACCACCCAGAAACTGCTTATTCAGGCTGAAAAACTCGAATCCCTGGGACGCCTGGCCGCTGGCGTGGCCCATGAGGTGAAAAACCCGCTTTTTGTCATCCAGAGTGGGCTGGATTACTTTGGCATGACCATGAAAAATGAAAACGAGGCGACCCTGAAGACACTCGAACTCATGGACGAAGCCGTGCAACGGGCTAACAAGATCGTACTCGGCATGCTCGAACTCTCCCGCTCCGAAGAGTTTAATCTCAAACCGGTGGACATCAACGAACTGGTCGAGAAATCACTCGTTCTCATCGACCACGGGCTGACGGAAAAATCGATCTACCTGAGTCGGGTATGCCATCCAGGCATCCCCAAGGTGCTCATGGATTTTCACAAAATGGAACAGGTGTTGATCAATCTATTGGACAACGCCATTAGCGCTTCCCCGAAAGGTGGCAGCATTACGATCAAGACCTTTACCACGAGGCTTGCCCCTGTGAAAAGGAATGAAGGCTTGCGCCACTTTGATCGCCTGCGTGAGGACGATGATGTGGCCGTGATAGAAATCACCAATACCGGCCCACCCATCAATGATGCAAACATGCGTAAGCTGTTCGACCCCTTTTTCACGACAAAAGCTTCCAATGAAGGCACTGGCCTTGGACTTGCCGTTTGCAAAACCATCGTAGATCTGCACAATGGCAGTATTCACATTGAGAATGTTGAAATCCCGGAAGGGGTTCGCGTTTCCGTCATGCTGAAAATCACCTCCCAACCATCCGACAACGCAAACCATCGCTCCCAACACCCATGAATCCAGAAACCTCGAAAAACGCGCCAAAAACAAAGGTCCTCATCGTTGATGACGAAGCTGCCATCACCCAGATCATGGAGCTCAATTTAACGGCAACGGGAAATTACGAAGTCCTTACAACCAATGAGTCACTCAAGGCCAGACAGCTTGCGGCCGAATTCCTGCCGGATATCCTGCTCCTTGATGTTGTCATGCCCGGCCTCGACGGTGGCGATGTCCTACGCGAAATCCGGTCGATTCCCGAACTTTCCGCCGTGCCGGCCGTGATGGTCACCGCGCTGGTCTCGAATGTTGAAATCAGCCAGGACGATGTCGTAGCCACTGGCGACTGTGTGATGCTGCCAAAACCTGTGCGCCTGGCCAAACTCATTGAAACCATGGAAATGGTCCTGGCAGGCGAATTATAATCGTTGGGGCCCCAAGTATTGCCAAAATATTTGCATGGGGGATGAAATAATCCCACCACCGTGGCGTATGGTGCAGAATACACGGCGCACTGCGTTGTCGCGCCCCCTTCTCCCCCAGCTTAAACTATGAAAATCATGACCAAACTCCACACAGCAGTCGCAACCACCATGGCAACGGTATCCATCCTATCCGCTGACCAGCCAGCCGACCACCTTGTCTTTGAAGGTGGCGATGGCCCGGGCAAAGGCAAGCACATCGTCCTCATAGCCGGTGACGAGGAATACCGTTCAGAGGAATCCATGCCGATGCTCGGTCAAATGCTCGCCAAACATCATGGTTTTAAATGCTCTGTCCTGTTTTCACTCGACGACAAGGGTATTGTTGATCCCAACAACCAAAAAAGCCTGTCGCATCCTGAAGCTCTCGATTCAGCCGATCTCATCATCATGTGTATCCGTTTCCGTGGCTGGAATGACGCCGCCATGGAAAAATTCGATGCTGCCTACAAGCGCGGTGTGCCCATGGTGACACTGCGCACGACCAACCACGGATTCAAATTCCCCAGCAACAGCAAGTGGGCGAAGTATTCATTCAATGCCAAGGAGAAAACCGGCTGGAAGGGGGGCTTCGGCATGCACCTCTTCGGCATGACCTGGGTAGCCCACCACGGCCAGCATAAGGTTCAAGGTTGTCGCGGTGTCGTGGAGGAAGGTAACAAGGATAACAAAATCCTTAACGGCGTCGGCACGATCTTTGTGGAGTCTGATGTTTACACCGCCAACCCGCCAGCCGATGTCACCGTCCTTTTACGTGGCCAGGTCACGGAAACACTGGAACCCGATTCCGCACCGGTGGCAGCGAAAAACAATCCCATGCAGCCTATTGCCTGGACCGTCCTTCACAAAAATGAATCAGGTAGGACCAACCGCATTTTTAATACCACCATGGGTGCTGCCAGCGATCTCGATGACGAAAACCTGCGGCGTCTGGTAACAAACGCTTGTTTCTGGGGGCTGCACATGGACGTGCCGGCCAAAGCCGATGTCTCTATCCCTGATTCCTACAAACCTACCTTTTACGGTTTCAAAACCCATAAAAAAGGTCTCAAGCCAGCTGACTTCATCGTCAAACCCTAGGCAGTCGGAAGAAAATCACGCTTACATTTCGAACGACATGATGAAGTCATCACTGAAAAAACTCACCCTGCTGTGTTTGTCCGCTGCTGCAATCCAGATAACACAAGCTGCGGATCAACCACTGAAAATCCGAAAAGGCGAACGGATCGTTCTCATCGGCAGCGGTCTTGGCTCACGTATGAATCACTTCGGGCACTTTGAAACCGAACTTCAACTGCGCAACCCACAGAGCAAACTCGTCATCCGCAACATGTGTGACGAGGGCAACACCCCGGGCTTCCGTCCGCACCCGGGCCGCCGATCCCCATGGGCCTTCCCCGGAGCTGAAAAATTCCAGACCGAACTCGCCAAGGGCACCGGAAGCCAGGGGGACTTTGACACACCCGACCAATGGATCACCCGGCTGAAGGCCGACACCATCATCGCCTTCTTCGGCTTCAACTCATCCTTCGCTGGGCCGCAAGGTGTCGATAACTACAAGGCGGAACTCACGGCATTCATTCGGCATACGCTTGGCCAGAAGTACAATGGCCAGTCTGCACCTCAACTCGCCATTGTCTCACCCACCGCCTTCCAGGATCTGTCTGACAAATACGGCTCGCCGGACGGTGCCTCGGCTAACAGCAACCTGGCACTTTACACCAAAGCGATGAGGGATGTCTGTGCCGACCAAGGTGTGCTTTTCATCGATGTCTACTCCCCGTCCAAAGCCATTTTCGATTCCTCCCAAAAGGAATTAACCATCGATGGTGCCCTGCTCAACAGCACAGGCTATGCGTGGTTGGCGCAACGACTTGCCGACTCCATCTACGGGAAACAAACACCCGATAACACACACCGCCTGCTAGTCCATAACGCGGTGAACGAAAAAAACTGGTGCTGGCTCAATGATTTCAAAATCCCTAACGGTGTGCACGTCTACGGTCGTCGATACAAACCATACGGCCCACAAAACTACCCCGATGAGCTCAAAAAGACCCGCGAAATGACCGAAGTCCGCGACTGGGCGATCTGGCGTGCTCTCGAAGGCAAAAAATCCGATCTCGCAGCTGCCGATGCCAAGACCCACAAACTCCCGCCGGTCAAATCCAACTATAAACCAAGTACTAAAAATGGCGACCCCGACTACGAGCCAGGCACGCAGTCGCAGACCAGGATCACCACGGCACCAGGCTATAAAATGGAGCTCTTTGCCTCTGAAAAGGAATTCACTGATCTGGCCAACCCCGTGCAGCTTGCCTTCGATAACAAAGGCCGCCTCTGGGTCGCTACCATGCCGAGCTATCCGCACTACCGTATCGGTGACCCCAGGCCTGCCGATAAACTGATCATCCTCGAGGATACCGACCATGATGGCAAAGCCGACAAACAAACGACGTTCGCCGCTGATTTGCACATCCCCATCGGTTTCGAGATCACATCCGAAGGTGTCTACGTTTCCCAAAGCGGCAGCCTCGTCCTGCTTAAGGACACCGATGGCGATGACAAGTATGACGTCAAGGAGGTCATCCTCAGCGGTTTTGACGACCACGATACCCACCATGCCATATCCGCCTTTTGCGCCGACCCCTCCGGAGCCATCCTGATGGGCGAAGGCGTGTTCCTGCACTCGAATGTGGAAACCGCATACGGTCCGGTCCGCGGCACCAACGGTGGTTTCTTCCGCTACTCCCCACAGCGTAAAGAACTCATTCGTTATGCCCAGTTCAGCATCCCCAACCCATGGGGAATCGCGTTTGACGACTACGGTCAGGATTTCTTCATCCACACCTCAGGCCCCTCCGCCTCATGGATGATGCCCGGCTCGGTCAAGCCTCGTTACGGTGTGAATTTGCGGGCACCCGATATCCTTACCAGCCACCAGGTGAGGCCGACTTCCGGTCTGGAAATTGTTTCCAGCCGTCACTTCCCCGACGACGTGCAGGGGGATCTGTTAATCAATAACAACATCGGCTACCTCGGCGCCAAACAGCACCAGCTGCTTGAAGACGGTACGGGATTCACCACCAAGTATCGCCAGGATCTTTTTAAATCAGCCGACAAGAATTTCCGCCCGGTCGACCTGGAATTTGCTCCGGACGGGTCACTCTATGTCGCCGACTGGCATAACGTTCTGATAGGACACATGCAGCACAATGCGCGTGATCCATACCGTGATCATGTGCATGGCAGAATCTACCGGGTCACTTATCCAGCTCGCCCGTTGGTGAAACCTGCCAAGGTTGCAGGTGCGAGTGTGGCCGAGCTGCTGGAAAACCTGAAACTCCACGAGGCACGCACACGCTACCGCACCCGCCGCGAACTGCGTGGTCGCAGTGCCGACGAAGTGCTGCCTGCACTGAAATCATGGGCCGCCCAGCAGTCGGACGAGCGTCACAAGCTCGAAGCACTCTGGGTTTCCTGGGGGCTTAACCAGGTCGACGCGGATTTGCTCAGGCTGCTGCTCAAATCCAGCGACCACAAGATCCGCGCTGCCGCCGTTCGCGTGCTCCGTTTCAATGGTCACATGATCGATGACCAGGCGTCACTGCTTATGGCCGCGGCGAACGACGATCACGGTCGGGTCCGCCTCGAAGCCATCACCGCCGCCTCCTGGTTGGGTAAAGAGCGCGGTCTCCCAATCGTGGAGGCTGCAGGCAGAAAACCGGTCGATAACTATATCAAACAGGCCTACCAGTTTGCACTGGCCCACCTCAAAGGGGAAACCGCCAAAGCAGAGCCAAAGCATGTTGTCAAAACCCACCTCAAGGGCGCAAACAAGAAACTCTTTTTGAAGGGTGCCGAGATCTACGAAAGGGAAAGCTACTGTGGCACCTGCCACCAACCCGACGGCAAAGGCCTCCCTGCCGCCGGCTTCCCGCCACTCGCTGGAGCCAAGTGGGTAACCCAGGATGAAGAGCGCCTGATCAAAATCGCGCTGAACGGGCTGCACGGCCCCATCGAAGTGCTTGGGCAGGCCTACCCCGGCCAAGTTCCGATGACCGCCTTTGGCGGCATGCTCAACGACAAGGACATTGCCGCAGTGCTGACCTATGTGAGGAATTCGTTTGGCAATAAAGCCTCTGCGATCTCGCCGGAAAAAGTCAAACAGGTCCGCGAAGCCACCAAGGGCAAAGAAGGCTTTTACAGCCCCGAGGAATTGCTCAAAGAGCACCCCCATCAATAATATCCACCGACTGGAAACACACCTTCACACACGCTGCCCCGCCATGGGGGTGGCGTGTTTTTTTGTGTATTTCCCCCTTGATACGCAACAACGCCGTCAACTAGTATGGAGGGACTATGAGCAACAACGTATCACAATGGATGTCATGGGATAGTGGGGTCGATCTCGCCGCCCAAATCGATGGAAATGAAGGAAGCATGATTTTAGTGCATGTCGCCGCCATGGTACATACCCCCGTGGGGTCGGCACCCAGCGGTATGGTCATGATTCAGGAGTCGGCGGATGCCGCTCCCTCGGTCATCGGTTTTGTCTCCAGTAACCCCAGCGTCGGTGCCTACTTTGGCCCTAACATCTTTGCCGGCACGCCGTTTGAACACGCCCCCGTTCTCGATGCCAGCATTGAAGTGAACAAGGGCGTAGGCTCATGCAGCGCCACCGTCACCATCGGCGGAACTGTGATCAAAGTCGTCATGGACCAGCTCGGCGATACAATACGCGCCAATCGCGCCGCAGGCGAACATTCCCCCTTTGCGCAGCAAGCGCTTGAACGCGCCGCAGGCAACGCAAGCGTGACCATCAACGGTGAAGCCAAAATGATCACCATCCCGCCAGCGGCAGAGGGTGCCCCGCCATCAGCCGCATTCACGCCAGCGGGAATTTACAGCAGGTAAGGTGCGTTAGGGCTGCCCATTATTCGTAAACATCCCGCCGGTGCCCCACCCTCACGGCCAGCACCACAAGCTCGTCATCCCTGAGCTGGCAGATGATCCGGTAGTGGCTGGTGCGGTAGCGCCAAAGTTCACCGAGTTCCCCTTTCAGCGGCTTACCAAAACTGCGGGGATTCTCACACCCCGCGATGTTGGCATCCAGATAGGCCAGTATCCGCCGCGCTCCCTCCGGACCCAGTTTTTTCAACTGCTTCAGTGCAGCCACTGAAATCTTGTATTCCCAGCCCACGGTTCAGTCATTCAATCCGAGTTCCCGCTTCGCCTCAGCTGCCGTGTAGAGCCTTCCGCCTTCCTTGAGGATTCCCATTCCCAGGTAATAGTCCTCCATGTCCTGCAAGTACTCATGCAGCGCTTCCCGCAGATAATAACTCTTCGTCCGGCCCGTCTGCTTTGCCAGCTTCGCCAGCCGATTCTCCGTTTCCTTGTCCAATCTCACCGCTATCATGGTGGTATTGTAATGCTGTTGTACATGTATGACAACGTGAAAAATCGCCGGCCGCGCAATATTTTTTCTGTAAAAGTGGCTGATGGCTTTTGTTGAAGATTCGGTTTTTGTTTCTGTTTGTTTTTTTGTTAGTTGAGCTTGAGGTAGGATTTTCCTGTTTCCCAAGTCTCGGAGATTTCGACCAATACAGCGGTCACGAGCCGCAGTAGCGAGTCTTCGTTTGGAAAGAGTCCGACGACCCGAGTGCGGCGTTTGATCTGGCTGTTGAGTGTTTCGCAGGCATTGGATGTGCGCAAGCGCTTGCGATGTGCCTCAGGCAAGGTAAACACGGCAAAACCTTCAGGAATGTTCTCTTCGGCCCAGGCTGCGAGCTTTGGCTGGTCTTTGCGATAAGTGTTGACG
Coding sequences:
- a CDS encoding ribulose-phosphate 3-epimerase yields the protein MNHTERLARLKKATSGAPQLSIGTLTGDMMHQANDLRILEQAGIQLLHLDVMDGTVWPKISVGSGFLAGLKTDLIKDVHLLTSHPGKHVADFAAAGADIITVQIEHCDDVAATLTGIREAGCLASAGIYPTTPIEQLLPHLDLCDVVFLLSIGPDTGKQTYFDVVAGRITQLRQAKPDIILAIDGAVKKDNIGELATMNPDLIVTGSAVFDGNDPALNISGMQHAINT
- a CDS encoding SDR family oxidoreductase, with product MNQELLQKAEQRKAAFNNDPSDPLQPHRGKVAIVTGAAGGIGRATAQKLHADGATVVGLDINPAVVENLNSPGLSGAVCDITDDAALEQAVDNVVAAHGGLDIIVANAGIFKSGEYIEELGDTWDLHIKINLTATQRFLRFSIPYLKVGIDASIIIMGSRNFSAPGPGAAAYSVTKAGVTQLARVAALELAPFGVRVNTLHPDAVFDTELWTQEALEKSAARYGMTIQEYKTKNLLHTEIKSTDIARLVSTVAGPAFKATTGAQIPIDGGNDRVI
- a CDS encoding HAMP domain-containing protein, which produces MSIRLKILIALLCTGVIPALSFWWFAETVVHKSRVAEVHNKLQVFADLQALRMAETFRHDSEKVALISSRTQMRLSLASYLDDRDPAKLHRIETILTDALDSAPYFEMVALASMDRQVIASTAPAMRGQNLQANSAYLSALTGSYGYTYVITPKQDGPPGEKVQKILSGPIFHHQQQIGIIIVAASVDDTDNNIDDAAGFGGKGRTRLVRIHKGQIDQCLLPLSAREEGISLLLNNGRPLTSLPDQDDNHTFVDAITQDEHMVAIAPVHNTNLAVVTDIKRKTALQPIDQLVTFGRTVGILSIISILAISIFFARALSRPLRRVAHTAKRISMGDLDARAKVTTHDEVGLLASSFNRMAEKLVNANRTLEKKVRQRTKQLKTTQKLLIQAEKLESLGRLAAGVAHEVKNPLFVIQSGLDYFGMTMKNENEATLKTLELMDEAVQRANKIVLGMLELSRSEEFNLKPVDINELVEKSLVLIDHGLTEKSIYLSRVCHPGIPKVLMDFHKMEQVLINLLDNAISASPKGGSITIKTFTTRLAPVKRNEGLRHFDRLREDDDVAVIEITNTGPPINDANMRKLFDPFFTTKASNEGTGLGLAVCKTIVDLHNGSIHIENVEIPEGVRVSVMLKITSQPSDNANHRSQHP
- a CDS encoding response regulator encodes the protein MNPETSKNAPKTKVLIVDDEAAITQIMELNLTATGNYEVLTTNESLKARQLAAEFLPDILLLDVVMPGLDGGDVLREIRSIPELSAVPAVMVTALVSNVEISQDDVVATGDCVMLPKPVRLAKLIETMEMVLAGEL
- a CDS encoding c-type cytochrome codes for the protein MKSSLKKLTLLCLSAAAIQITQAADQPLKIRKGERIVLIGSGLGSRMNHFGHFETELQLRNPQSKLVIRNMCDEGNTPGFRPHPGRRSPWAFPGAEKFQTELAKGTGSQGDFDTPDQWITRLKADTIIAFFGFNSSFAGPQGVDNYKAELTAFIRHTLGQKYNGQSAPQLAIVSPTAFQDLSDKYGSPDGASANSNLALYTKAMRDVCADQGVLFIDVYSPSKAIFDSSQKELTIDGALLNSTGYAWLAQRLADSIYGKQTPDNTHRLLVHNAVNEKNWCWLNDFKIPNGVHVYGRRYKPYGPQNYPDELKKTREMTEVRDWAIWRALEGKKSDLAAADAKTHKLPPVKSNYKPSTKNGDPDYEPGTQSQTRITTAPGYKMELFASEKEFTDLANPVQLAFDNKGRLWVATMPSYPHYRIGDPRPADKLIILEDTDHDGKADKQTTFAADLHIPIGFEITSEGVYVSQSGSLVLLKDTDGDDKYDVKEVILSGFDDHDTHHAISAFCADPSGAILMGEGVFLHSNVETAYGPVRGTNGGFFRYSPQRKELIRYAQFSIPNPWGIAFDDYGQDFFIHTSGPSASWMMPGSVKPRYGVNLRAPDILTSHQVRPTSGLEIVSSRHFPDDVQGDLLINNNIGYLGAKQHQLLEDGTGFTTKYRQDLFKSADKNFRPVDLEFAPDGSLYVADWHNVLIGHMQHNARDPYRDHVHGRIYRVTYPARPLVKPAKVAGASVAELLENLKLHEARTRYRTRRELRGRSADEVLPALKSWAAQQSDERHKLEALWVSWGLNQVDADLLRLLLKSSDHKIRAAAVRVLRFNGHMIDDQASLLMAAANDDHGRVRLEAITAASWLGKERGLPIVEAAGRKPVDNYIKQAYQFALAHLKGETAKAEPKHVVKTHLKGANKKLFLKGAEIYERESYCGTCHQPDGKGLPAAGFPPLAGAKWVTQDEERLIKIALNGLHGPIEVLGQAYPGQVPMTAFGGMLNDKDIAAVLTYVRNSFGNKASAISPEKVKQVREATKGKEGFYSPEELLKEHPHQ
- a CDS encoding type II toxin-antitoxin system RelE/ParE family toxin, whose product is MGWEYKISVAALKQLKKLGPEGARRILAYLDANIAGCENPRSFGKPLKGELGELWRYRTSHYRIICQLRDDELVVLAVRVGHRRDVYE
- a CDS encoding ribbon-helix-helix protein, CopG family yields the protein MIAVRLDKETENRLAKLAKQTGRTKSYYLREALHEYLQDMEDYYLGMGILKEGGRLYTAAEAKRELGLND